One genomic segment of Cottoperca gobio chromosome 21, fCotGob3.1, whole genome shotgun sequence includes these proteins:
- the slc15a1a gene encoding solute carrier family 15 member 1 translates to MRAVLVLYFKYFLLWDDDLATSVYHVFVALCYLTPILGAIVADSWLGKFKTIIYLSIVYAIGQVTMAVSAIHDITDTDRNGTPDDMTFHIVLSMVGLFLIALGTGGIKPCVAAFGGDQFADHQEKQRRTFFSIFYLCINGGSLLSTIITPILRAQSCGIYSQQKCYSLAFGVPAALMMVALVVFIAGSGMYYKAEPQGNIMLDVCKCIGFAVKNRYKHRNKQYPKRQHWMDWADEKYEKLLIAQIKMVLKVLFLYIPLPMFWTLFDQKGSRWTLQATNMDGNFGLLVIQPDQMQTVNPILILTLVPIMDSLVYPLIKKCGLNFTPLKRMTAGMVMAAIAFVCAAVVQLQIDKTLPIFPSASQSQLKLLNMGSDPVTVKLPGNELLVLPAAQASYEFFTFEPEIISVSMGSPEVTKNVSLVKGQRQTLLIPSNISDTWLLTDALTSKPQEGNNAIRFVNGMNSAVNVSTPGADFETIEPFYFSNYSQIKNGKASFTLQSGSQSCEYSRVFGFGSSYTFFIPNTLVFGPTCQEAVTVSEEIQPNTAHMAIQVPQYFFITVGEVMFSVTGLEFSYSQAPSNMKAVLQAGWLFTVAIGNFQVLIVAELAKIPDQWVEYILFASLLVAVCFIFSIMAHFYTYIDPTEIEAQFKKEVNEDDEDDQSRLQKAEIEMVKKDSIKSHKEDDPGKMSKM, encoded by the exons ATGCGAG CTGTCCTGGTGCTGTACTTCAAGTACTTCTTGCTCTGGGACGATGACTTGGCCACCTCCGTCTATCACGTCTTCGTGGCTCTCTGCTACCTGACCCCAATCCTTGGGGCCATTGTGGCTGACTCATGGCTGGGAAAGTTTAA GACTATCATCTACTTGTCCATTGTTTATGCGATCGGCCAGGTTACGATGGCTGTCAGTGCGATCCATGacatcactgacactgacaGAAACGGGACACCAGACGACATGACTTTTCATAT TGTGTTGTCCATGGTGGGTCTCTTTCTCATCGCTCTGGGCACTGGCGGCATCAAACCTTGTGTTGCTGCCTTTGGTGGAGACCAATTCGCCGACCATCAG GAAAAGCAAAGAAGAACTTTCTTCTCCATATTCTACCTTTGCATCAATGGTGGGAGTCTTCTGTCAACCATTATCACTCCAATCCTGAGAG CTCAGAGCTGTGGCATCTACAGTCAGCAAAAGTGTTACTCTCTGGCTTTTGGTGTCCCTGCAGCACTAATGATGGTTGCACTCG TGGTGTTTATCGCTGGAAGCGGTATGTACTATAAAGCTGAACCACAGGGAAACATCATGCTGGACGTGTGTAAATGTATCGGG TTTGCTGTTAAAAACCGCTAcaagcacagaaacaaacaataccCAAAGAGGCAGCACTGGATGGACTGGGCAGATGAAAAATATGAA aAACTCCTCATTGCTCAAATCAAAATGGTGCTGAAGGTCCTGTTTTTATACATCCCACTCCCGATGTTCTGGACCCTGTTTGACCAAAAG GGTTCAAGATGGACTCTGCAAGCCACCAACATGGATGGAAACTTT gggCTACTTGTTATACAGCCTGATCAGATGCAG aCTGTCAACCCCATCCTGATCCTGACTCTGGTGCCTATCATGGACAGTCTTGTCTACCCTCTGATCAAAAAATGTGGCCTAAACTTTAC ACCTCTGAAAAGAATGACAGCGGGGATGGTTATGGCAGCTATAGCTTTTGTCTGCGCTGCTGTGGTTCAGCTTCAAATCGAT AAAACATTACCCATCTTCCCATCAGCCTCCCAGAGTCAGTTGAAATTACTTAACATGGGCAGTGACCCAGTGACCGTTAAACTGCCCGGCAACGAACTTCTGGTACTTCCTGCAGCTCAA GCCAGTTATGAATTCTTTACATTTGAACCAGAAATAATCAGTGTTTCAATGGGCAGCCCTGAAGTGACGAAGAATGTTTCCTTGGTTAAAGGACAGCGACAAACACTTCTTATTCCCTCAAACATCAGTGATACGTGGCTGTTG ACTGATGCTTTGACTTCTAAGCCTCAAGAAGGCAACAATGCGATCCG ATTTGTGAATGGGATGAATTCAGCAGTGAACGTGTCGACTCCTGGAGCTGACTTTGAAACAATTgagccattttatttttccaactaCTCCCAGATAAAAAATGGAAA GGCCAGCTTCACCTTACAGAGTGGTTCACAGTCATGTGAATACAGCAGGGTCTTTGGATTTGGAAGTTCCTACACCTTCTTTATCCCCAACACTCTGGTCTTTGGACCGACT TGCCAGGAGGCTGTTACTGTATCAGAAGAAATCCAGCCCAACACAGCTCACATGGCTATCCAGGTCCCACAGTACTTCTTCATAACTGTTGGTGAAGTGATGTTTTCTGTGACTGGTCTGGAGTTCTCCTACTCACAG GCCCCTAGTAACATGAAAGCAGTGCTGCAAGCAGGCTGGTTGTTCACCGTTGCTATAGGCAACTTCCAGGTGCTGATTGTGGCTGAGCTTGCAAAGATTCCCGaccag TGGGTGGAGTACATCCTATTTGCCTCTCTCTTGGTTGCAGTGTGTTTCATCTTCTCCATTATGGCACATTTCTACACCTACATCGACCCTACAGAAATTGAGGCCCAGTTCAAGAAGGAGGTTAATgaagatgatgaggatgatCAAAGCCGGCTTCAGAAGGCGGAGATTGAGATGGTCAAGAAAGACTCAATTAAAAGTCACAAAGAAGACGATCCAGgcaaaatgtccaaaatgtGA